From a single Clupea harengus chromosome 24, Ch_v2.0.2, whole genome shotgun sequence genomic region:
- the LOC116218985 gene encoding CST complex subunit STN1-like, which produces MALQISWMQELPQLYRRCYQKPFPLSDGEPGTCATTTGGQASFSSLLGRATQTLRDFLREKEVRRFRPYDVEHLLLPLVPQLPPLTGSEQASAAGPSVPSHTRHLLSETLRILQQEGTLFRRVLSQDELYHVTEQDKDLLMAIRDVIQQDSKRQKYAEKGCHILHILSSVRRRYSQSLSRQALEVGLRFLESSSDIISTSDCHYTVV; this is translated from the exons ATGGCGCTGCAGATCTCCTGGATGCAGGAGCTGCCTCAGCTCTACCGGAGATGCTACCAGAAACCCTTCCCCCTTTCTGATGGAGAACCAGGCACCTGTGCTACAAC CACCGGTGGACAGGCATCCTTCTCCTCGCTTCTCGGTCGAGCCACTCAGACACTCAGGGACTTCCTGCGGGAGAAGGAAGTGAGGCGTTTCCGGCCGTACGACGTCGAGCACCTGTTGCTCCCCCTCGTCCCTCAGCTGCCCCCCCTGACAGGAAGTGAACAG GCTTCAGCAGCGGGGCCCTcggttccctcacacacacgccacctccTCAGCGAGACGCTCCGGATCTTACAGCAGGAGGGAACCCTGTTCCGCCGGGTGCTCTCTCAGGACGAGCTCTACCAC GTAACTGAACAGGACAAAGACCTTCTGATGGCCATTAGGGACGTGATCCAACAAGACTCCAAGCGGCAAAAAT ACGCGGAGAAGGGCTGCCACATCCTGCACATCCTATCCAGCGTGAGGCGCCGCTACAGCCAGAGCCTGAGTCGCCAGGCCCTGGAGGTCGGCCTTCGCTTCCTGGAGAGCAGCAGTGACATCATCAGCACCAGTGACTGCCACTACACCGTCGTCTGA